The sequence TTGGGTAGCCAAAAGTTACGGCGAAGCAAACGTGCAAGAAGGCGATGAAATCGTGATTTCTTATATGGAACACCACTCCAATATCGTTCCTTGGCAGCAGCTCGCTAAAAAAACAAAAGCGTCATTGAAATACATTGAGCTGACAGCAGACGGACAGTTAGATCTGGACAGTGCAGCAAAACAAATCACAGCACGTACAAAAATTGTTGCACTGACCCATGTGTCAAATGTGTTGGGCAGTATCAACCCGATTGCTGAGCTGACTCGAATGGCACATGCTGTTGGAGCAGTTATCGTTGTTGACGGAGCACAAGCTGTGCCGCATATGGCAGTCGATGTGCAACAATTGGACGCTGATTTCTATGCTTTCAGCGGCCACAAAATGCTGGGACCGACTGGCATCGGTGTCTTATACGGTAAACGAACGTTATTAGAACAAATGGAACCCGTCGAATATGGCGGTGAAATGATCGATTTTGTCCATGAACAAGACAGCACCTGGACCGAATTGCCGTGGAAATTTGAAGCCGGAACACCAAATATCGCAGGAGCGATCGGCTTAGGAGCAGCGATAGATTACTTAACAAAAGCAGGAGTAGAAAATATCCATGCCTACGAACAAGAGCTGGCCGCTTATTTGCTGCCTAAACTTCAAAACATTCCGGGTCTAACACTTTATGGACCAATTGACGCAGCTGAACTTACGGGAGTCGTGACATTCAACCTGGAAGGCGTTCATCCGCATGATCTGGCAACGGCATTAGATATGCAAGGGGTCGCTGTTCGTGCCGGTCACCATTGTGCACAGCCGTTAATGCAGTATTTGCAGGTTTCTTCAACGGTCCGGGCCAGCTTTTATTTGTACAATACGAAAGCAGATGCAGACTGTTTAGTTGAAGCACTGATAGCCGCAAAGGAGTTTTTCAATCATGGCACTATCTAGATTAGATCAATTATACCGGCAAGTGATCCTCGATCATTCCAGCCATCCTCACCATCAAGGCCAATTGGAAAGCGCGACAAACCAAATCGAACTGAACAACCCGACGTGCGGCGATGTGATTCAGCTGCAGTTGATTCTTGAGGAAGACCGAATCAAGGATATCCGCTTTTCAGGCAGCGGCTGTGCCATCAGTACAGCCAGTGCCAGTATGATGACCGATGCAGTGATCGGATGCACAGCGCAAGAAGCCTTGGCGTTAGTCGAACAATTCTCGCTGCTGGTCCAAGGCAAAGAAGACGAGAACACGGCAACATTAGGAGACGCTGTTATTCTTAGCGGGGTTTCAAAATTCCCTGCCCGTATCCGTTGTGCAACACTAGCGTGGAAAGGGCTGGAAAAAGCCTTGATTGAAGCACAAGAACAAAATAACAAATAGAAGAAGAGCGAAAGGAGTTCTTGAACATGAGCGAAGTACCAGAAACAGAAGAGTACCAATTTGGTTTCCATGACGATATCGAATCGGTTTACACTACTGGAAAAGGGATTTCAGAAGACATTATTCGAGAAATATCTGGTCGTAAAGACGAACCGGAATGGATGCTGGATTTCCGATTGAAATCTTTCCGCCATTACGAGAGCCGGCCAATGCCGAAATGGGGTGCAGATTTATCGGAGATCGACTTTGATGAAATTACGTATTATAAAAAATCTAGCAACAAACCGGAACGCAGCTGGGAAGATGTACCGGATAAAATCAAAGAAACCTTTGAACGCATCGGCATTCCTGAAGCAGAGCGCAAGTATTTGGCCGGTGCTGGCGCCCAATACGAATCAGAAGTCGTTTACCACAATATGAAAGAAGAATTCGAAAAAATGGGCATCGTCTTTTTAGATACGGACAGTGCCTTAAAAGAGTATCCTGAAATATTCAAAGAACATTTCGCGACTATTGTTCCCCCAACCGATAACAAATTAGCAGCTTTGAACTCGGCTGTTTGGTCAGGTGGGACGTTTATCTATGTACCCAAAGGCGTGCGCTGTGAAGTGCCACTGCAAATGTATTTCCGCATCAATGACGAAGGTATGGGTCAATTTGAACGGACATTGATCGTAGTGGATGAAGGAGCCAGTGTCCATTATGTTGAAGGCTGTACGGCACCAACCTTTTCGTCTAGCAGTTTACATGCCGCGATCGTAGAAATCGTCGTCAAAAAAGACGCTTACTGCCGCTACACGACCATCCAAAACTGGTCTGACAATGTCTACAACCTAGTGACTAAAAGAGCCACAGTCGATGCAGGCGGTACGATGGAATGGATCGACGGCAACTTAGGCGCGAAAACCACCATGAAATACCCGAGCGTTTACTTAAACGGGAACGGAGCTCGCGGTACTATGCTGTCTATCGCGATGGCCGGTGCCGGACAAAACCAAGACACCGGAGCAAAAATGATTCACAATGCTCCCAACACATCCAGCTCAATTGTTTCCAAATCAATTGCTCATGACGGCGGAGAAGTCAACTACCGTGGACAAGTGACGTTCGGGAAAAACTCAGGCGGATCGATTTCACATATCGAATGCGACACGATCATTATGGATGATTTGTCTAAATCCGATACGATTCCTTTCAATGAAATCCATAACGGCAATGTGTCGCTGGAACACGAAGCTAAAGTATCCAAAATTTCCGAAGAACAACTGTACTACCTGATGAGCCGCGGTTTGACCGAAGAAGCAGCCACTGAAATGATCATCATGGGCTTCGTCGAACCCTTCTCCAAAGAACTGCCGATGGAATATGCGGTGGAATTGAATCGGTTGATTGCTTATGAGATGGAAGGGTCAGTGGGGTAATAAACATAAAGAAACACTGTGTCAAATCAGTTTGATACAGTGTTTGTAGTAGACATCTAAGGCGGAATTTAGCTGCTGCTTTAGGTGTTTTTTTACTTTTTTTAAATTATTTGTTGCCTTTAAGCAAACAACGAGTGTATGTATTAAAAGGAAAAAGGTCTATTATTTCTTGTTTTACTTCATCTGGAAATGATAAAGACATTCATAAAAATATTCATGTAGAACAAGAATATTTACCAATTAGTATCGTTCTCGTTGTAGGAGAAGTTATGTATGCTCACGTGATGATTCGGTTTCTTTAAAACAACCAATAGAAAGAGATGAAGGAGTGTTTATATAAGAGGAATTTTGCAGTTAAGAACGCAATTATTTACTTCAAAAACCCGTCAGAGATTTACTCTAACGGGTTGAAAACTATATATTTACATCGCCATCCAATTGGGTTCTAAAATGTTTCCGTCTGGATCTTCCACTTCAAGTCCGAACATTTGATCCTCGGGTATCCCCATATCTACTTTGTAAAAACCACCGCCATTGACTTTGGCTGTTTCCGCAAATTTTTTAACTGCATCAGCACTTTCCATACTGAATGCAATAAGAGAACTGCTGGTTGTTTGAGTATCTGCAATTGTTTTGTCTTTAATAAAACGGCTGTAAAATTCGTGGTTAAGCAGCATAATCCAAAAGTGATCATCCCAAACCATTGAGACAGCTTCGTCTGTTGAAAATTCTTTATTTTGAGTAAATCCTAATTTTTCATAAAATGCAGTTGAACGTTTGAGATCAGAGACAGGAAAATTGACAAAAACCATGGTTGTCATAAAAATCCTCCGTTCTTTTCATTTTTTGGTTTTACTACGAATATAGCATCTCACGAGGGGATATTTTTGTCAAAAATAGTCGATTAAATTATGTTTATTATTATAAGGTTAAGCCAACTTTATGTGAGTAAGAAACGAACCCTTTTAATGGCAATAAAGCAGGTTATAGCAAAGAAAGAAAATGCGAGTTCTCTTTGAATTATAAAAAGCATCCAAAGAAGTCAGTATGACTTATCTGGATGCTTTTTAGCTGAGTTTATCTCAGGCTCATTTTATACTATTAAGCTGTTGGTGTTTGGAATTGGCTTTGATAAAGGTCAGCATAAAAGCCGTCTTGTTCTAACAATTCGTTATGGCTGCCCGTTTCAATAATATTTCCTTTGTCCATGACTAAAATTAAATCTGCATTTTTAATAGTCGACAGACGATGAGCAATCACAAAGCTTGTTCTGTCCATCATCAAATGATCGATCGCTTGTTGAATTTTAATTTCTGTTTTAGTATCGATACTTGAAGTCGCTTCATCTAAAATCATTACTTTAGGGGCAGATAAAATGGTTCTAGCGATCGTTAACAATTGTTGTTGTCCTTGCGAGATCATATTATTTTCACTCGAAATAATGGTGTCATAACCTTCTGGCAATGTTTTGATAAACGAATCACACTGGGCTTTTTTTGCGGCGTCTATAATTTCTTCTCTAGTTGCATCTTTCTTTCCGTAGCTGATATTTTCAGCAATGGTTCCTTCAAACAGCCAAGTATCTTGCAACACCATACCAAACTGTTTTCTTAGATCATGTCTTGTGAGTGTTTTAATATCAATCCCATCAAATAAAACAGCACCACTATTAATTTCATAAAAACGCATCAGCAAATTTACGAGAGTTGTTTTTCCAGCACCTGTTGGACCGACGATAGCGATCGTCTTTTTGGGCTCTGCAATAAAACTTACGTCTTTCATAATCAGCTGATTTTTATTGTAGCCAAAACTAACATGAGAAAATTCGATTTGACCAAGAGGATTATCAATCACATTAGCGTTTGCGATATCAGAAACTTCGTTTTCTTCATCTAAAACTTCATAAATACGTTCAATAGCTGCTAAACAACCTTGAAGCATATTTACGACATAAGAAGCTTCTGTAATCGGATCTGAGATTTGGTTGACGTATTGCAGAAAAGCTTGAAGCAGTCCTATCGTCATTGTTCCTTGGATCGCTAAAACAGCACCCAATAATGCAGTGCTAATATAAGCTAGTTGGGTAATGGTTCTCATGATAGGGTAGATCGCGAAATTAACAAATTGAGCCTTTTTATGAGCGGTATATTGTTCGTCAATTAATTGATCTGCTTTTTGAATAACGTCTTCTTGCTTATTAAAAGCTTTGATAATGGTATTTCCAGAATAGTATTCTTCAGTAGCACCACTCAATTTCCCTAAGGTATACATATTGTCGCCAAATAAAGTTTGATTCTTTTTAGAAATGACTTTTGTGACAATAATGTTGATTAGAATCATGATAATAATGATCAAGGCTAATCGACCGCTAACATAAATCATTAGGCTTAACCCAACAATGACAATGATGATTGAACTAACAAATTGATTAAAACTCATGACAATAAAGGTTGATACTTTATCTGCATCTGCTGTCGTTCGACTCAACAAATCGCCCACTTGTGTTTGATCGTAAAAATTCAATGGCAGTTTATTCAGTTTATCGGTTATTTTCTTACGTAAGGTTAGACTGACCTCTTCACTGACAGAAGCTATTAAATATTCCTGAAAGTAATTGCAAATAAAAATGATACCAGAAAGCAACAGCAACAGTAGGAGAGGACCAGTGATAGCCTCTCTAATGCTTTCCAACATTGAAGTGTCCGGCGTTTTGATAGCTTCGATTAGACCGTCAATAGCTCGGGCTGTAATTAAAGGAATCATGACGTACGCTAATGTACCGATAACGTTCGAAATAACAGCAGGGATGGTTTTCTTTTTTTGGAGCATCAGCAGTTCGAAAAAATAACGAATCGATTTTTTTATATCTTTTGGTTTTTCTGTGTCTACGTCTTCTAAAAGCACTTGTTCTTTTTTAGACATCTTTCTTTACCTCGCTTTCAGATAGCATATTTTGAGATCTAGCTAATTCTTGATACACAGGATTTTTTTCAATTAGTTCAGAATGGGTGCCTTTTCCAACGATTTTACCCTCATTTAATACGATGATTTTATCGGCATCAATGATTGTACTGATTCTTTGGGCAATGATCAATGTTACAGCATCTTTTAGTTCGGGTTTTAAAGCAGCTCTAAGTTTCGCATCGGTTTTATAATCCAGTGCTGAAAAACTATCGTCAAATACATAGATGTGAGATTTCTTTATCAATGCACGAGCAATTGCCAGACGTTGCTTTTGTCCTCCTGAAAAATTTGTTCCTCCTTGAGAAACTGAAGCATTAAATTTCTTATCTTGTTCTTCTATAAAGGGTAAGGCTTGTGCAACTCGTGCAGCATGCCTTATTTCGTCAGGTGTTGCTGCTTTATTCCCATCTAAAATATTGTCCCGAATGGTTCCGCTAAATAGAAACGCTCTTTGTGGGACGTAGCTAATCAATGAACGAAGGTCTTTTTGCAAGATTTTGCTTATATCTGTACCGTGTATCAAGATACGTCCCGCTTGAATGTTATTGAAGCGCAATAGAATTTTAGCTATTGTACTTTTCCCGGAGCCTGTTCCACCAACGATGGCTAATACTTCTCCAGTGTTAATCGAAAAATCTAAGTCTTCTAATACCGATTTGTCAGCACCTTGATAGTTAAATGTTACGTTTTCAAATGACAAGGCTGGCTGTACAGTAAAATCTACTTTTTCTACCAAATGATCCTCATCCTCAACTTCTGGTTGAAGGACCAGTACTTCCTGAAGTCTATTTAAGGAAGCTATTGCTCTTGGTATATTAAACATGATCAAAGCGGTCATGATAAATGAAGACATTGTGAGGACTGAGTATCCGATAACAGCAGTAATGGCCCCTACTTGGATACTGTTTTCTGCAACTAAAGAACTGCCTACCCAAATAATCGGGATCATAGTCAATGAATTCAGGCTAAAGGCAACAGGTGTTAGAAAGGCAAAGTACTTATTGATTCTAATCATGTTATCAGCAAAATCATTAAAACTACCATCAACTTTATTTTTTTCAAAGTCAGCATTATCAAAGGCACGAATAATCTTTACGCCTTTAAAAAATTGTCTTACAAGCATGGTCATTTTATCCATCTTTTTCTGTATGTTATTGATAAGCCGTGTTGATTTAAACATGATCACAGTAATCACGCTTATAAAAATAAGAATGGATACAAGAGGAATGACCGTCATAACAGGTGAAACCCGATAAGCGAGTAGTATAGAAATGATGGCCATAAATGGACTAGGCAAAACCATTTGAAATAATGACAACGTCACTTCTTGAATATTAACAACATCACTAGACGTTCTTGTGACTAAAGAAGCCACTCCTATTTTGTTGGTATCATTTAATGACAATTGTTGTATCTTTCTAAATAGTCTTTTACGTGTCTCTTTTCCAAAACGCGAAGCAATTTCAGATGCGTAATAACTTCCAAGTACCCCAACAACTGCTCCAACAAGGACAGTAAGCAACATTTTGATTCCAATAGAATAAACGACACTACTATTTTTTTCTAAAATTCCTTTATCAATAAGTTGAGCGATTAGATAAGGAATAAGTAGAGTTGCTACTGATTGAAGTAAAATTAAGCTGCTTGTAACAAGGACAAGCAGTTTGTTTTTCTTTAGAAATGTAAAAAATAAACGCATATTGTTCATGTCTCCCTTTTAGTTATATGACTAAACTTAGCACCGAGTTTAGAATAAGATCGTTTCAATAAGGTATAGGATAGTTCTCTACACTTTGAAATTAGCGAATAATAGCAGTATAATCTGTATAGCTACTATACAGTCAAGCTTTATTTTTATAAACGATGCACGAATAGAGAGGAACATTATGAAAAAGGAATACTTAACCATTAGTCAGTTTTCAGCTTTATCCGGAATTAGTCGGAAAAATCTTATTTATTATGATAAAATCAATTTGTTTTCACCTAAAATGGTTTCAGAAAAAGGGTATAGACTGTATGAGGAAAATCAATTAGATACCATTAGTGTGATTTGGATTTTGAGAGAATTAGGAAAATCAATTAAAGAAATAAAAATTTATTTACAAGAACGAACTCCAGAAAAAATGCTGTCACTGTTTCAAGAAGAACAAGAACAAATTGACAAAAAAATTAGAACATTAAAGCAATACAAAGACATGCTGAAAAAAAGAATAGAGTTAACAAAACAGGCGGATTTAATTACGATAGGAAAGATTACTTTTATTCAGCAAGAAAAAGAGTCCATACTAATTAGTGAAAAAATAAACCAAAATTACAATGAAGCCCTTGTTAATTTTTATTCGATTATTGAACAGCAAGATATTGTCCAAGGTTATCCAATAGGAGCTATTGTTGGGAAAAACGAATTGAGCGACGGGCAGTTTACAAATTTTAGTTACTTCTATATAAATAAATTTGCTGAAGATAAAAATCTTTTAAGCATTAAACCAGAAGGAACATATGCGGTTATGTATGACTACTGTGATTACAATAAAACGGAAAAACTGTATCGAAAAATGTTGGATGAACTAGCAAAGAATGGCTATGAAGTTGATGGGGATGCCTATGAGGAATACATCATTGATGAAGTTGCAGAAAAAAACCCCGATCAGTATTTGGTTAAGGTAATGATTAAAGTAAAAAAAATGACAATCGGATAAATAATTTCAGCATCTATTGATTAGAAAGAAAAATCAGCAGAGCAAAATAAAAAAGCTAGAAACACAGACTAAAAGTGTTTTTAGCTTTCTTTTATATTTATATAATCTCTTCTGCGTATTCCCATGTCGCACCATCATCGGTTGACCGATAAAGGACTTTACTGCCTCCGTTATGATCACCGTCTTCTCCTTGTCCGACTAGAAGGAAAAGATTTCCGTTTTCTTTAGAGGGCATTTCTGGAAAATCAAAAGGAGCGTATTTCTCAGTATCTGTTAAAGGAACTTCAATAGTTGGCAGTTCCACTTTTTCAAAAGTGCTGCCGCCGTCGGTTGTCCGATATAAATCTGCATAGGTAGAACCGCCGTGAGACAATCCAATAAATCCAAGTTTTTCATCAATAAAGGTTATACCTGTTGAGGTACCTATTTCTCCTGAAAATGGGTTAGGATTGAATATTTCCCAAGTATTCCCGCCATCTAAGGTTTGGTTCAAGGTATAAAAACGAGAACCTGCAGCAGCATCGACTACACTTAATTGGTAGCCTAAATACTCATTTATAAAGTAAGTCTCCTCATCATTCTTATCCTGATTGGCTATGCTTACTTTATCCTGTAAAGAATCGGATATCGAGGAATAATCAACAAAACGGACGGGGGTGATTCCGCTGCTATTCGGCGCATAGACCGAAATAGTGTAACCTGTAATTTCATCCTTGGCTGTTTCTATTGGGAAGGTATCGCCTTCTTCGTCAAAATAAAGAATTCCTTCAGTATTGTACCCCCAACTGCGGTAACCGGCATAATAAATGCCAAGTGTCTCTTCGTTCCAGTCATCAACAGTTTCTTTTATAGGAAGGTTCTTCACATTATTGATCAGTGGTCGGAGCTTCATAGTTTCATCAAAAGGTGTATCCGTATAACCATTTAAGTACACAGTGATGTCATTGCTTTTCGAACGGTCATAATCAATCAAAAAACTCTTTATCTCACCATCGTCATTTAAGCCATATAAAAAGCTGTAGAGAGAAGTGATTTGACCGTCTTTAGTGAACGTTAAGTCGAAATGATTGCTGAGATACAATTCATTTGGCAAATCAATTTTAGTTTGAAGGTCTGCAAATAGTCCATCTAAGTCATCTTTGTATACATTATCATGAACAAATTCTACTTTACGCTTATTGAATAAGTCTTCAATGACAAACGCTAATTTTCCTTGAAGATTTGTGCCGCTTTGGTAGATATTTATTCCAGTGGCAAATGTAATGACAACTAAAGAAATCGTGCTGACCATCACCCATAACTTGCTGATCTTTTCTAAAGCAGAAGAAGTGCGCTTTTTAGTTGTGCTTCTCTTCCGTTTAGACCGATACAAGCACCAAGCAAACCAAATGAACAAAC is a genomic window of Carnobacterium sp. CP1 containing:
- a CDS encoding cysteine desulfurase, which gives rise to MNQHGEAWKKDFPILDQQVNGEPLVYLDSAATSQKPTQVLEAVDTYYQTANANVHRGVHTLAERATAQYEAAREKVQQFIHAKETAEILFTRGTTTSLNWVAKSYGEANVQEGDEIVISYMEHHSNIVPWQQLAKKTKASLKYIELTADGQLDLDSAAKQITARTKIVALTHVSNVLGSINPIAELTRMAHAVGAVIVVDGAQAVPHMAVDVQQLDADFYAFSGHKMLGPTGIGVLYGKRTLLEQMEPVEYGGEMIDFVHEQDSTWTELPWKFEAGTPNIAGAIGLGAAIDYLTKAGVENIHAYEQELAAYLLPKLQNIPGLTLYGPIDAAELTGVVTFNLEGVHPHDLATALDMQGVAVRAGHHCAQPLMQYLQVSSTVRASFYLYNTKADADCLVEALIAAKEFFNHGTI
- the sufU gene encoding Fe-S cluster assembly sulfur transfer protein SufU; this translates as MALSRLDQLYRQVILDHSSHPHHQGQLESATNQIELNNPTCGDVIQLQLILEEDRIKDIRFSGSGCAISTASASMMTDAVIGCTAQEALALVEQFSLLVQGKEDENTATLGDAVILSGVSKFPARIRCATLAWKGLEKALIEAQEQNNK
- the sufB gene encoding Fe-S cluster assembly protein SufB, whose translation is MSEVPETEEYQFGFHDDIESVYTTGKGISEDIIREISGRKDEPEWMLDFRLKSFRHYESRPMPKWGADLSEIDFDEITYYKKSSNKPERSWEDVPDKIKETFERIGIPEAERKYLAGAGAQYESEVVYHNMKEEFEKMGIVFLDTDSALKEYPEIFKEHFATIVPPTDNKLAALNSAVWSGGTFIYVPKGVRCEVPLQMYFRINDEGMGQFERTLIVVDEGASVHYVEGCTAPTFSSSSLHAAIVEIVVKKDAYCRYTTIQNWSDNVYNLVTKRATVDAGGTMEWIDGNLGAKTTMKYPSVYLNGNGARGTMLSIAMAGAGQNQDTGAKMIHNAPNTSSSIVSKSIAHDGGEVNYRGQVTFGKNSGGSISHIECDTIIMDDLSKSDTIPFNEIHNGNVSLEHEAKVSKISEEQLYYLMSRGLTEEAATEMIIMGFVEPFSKELPMEYAVELNRLIAYEMEGSVG
- a CDS encoding VOC family protein, which gives rise to MTTMVFVNFPVSDLKRSTAFYEKLGFTQNKEFSTDEAVSMVWDDHFWIMLLNHEFYSRFIKDKTIADTQTTSSSLIAFSMESADAVKKFAETAKVNGGGFYKVDMGIPEDQMFGLEVEDPDGNILEPNWMAM
- a CDS encoding ABC transporter ATP-binding protein, coding for MSKKEQVLLEDVDTEKPKDIKKSIRYFFELLMLQKKKTIPAVISNVIGTLAYVMIPLITARAIDGLIEAIKTPDTSMLESIREAITGPLLLLLLLSGIIFICNYFQEYLIASVSEEVSLTLRKKITDKLNKLPLNFYDQTQVGDLLSRTTADADKVSTFIVMSFNQFVSSIIIVIVGLSLMIYVSGRLALIIIIMILINIIVTKVISKKNQTLFGDNMYTLGKLSGATEEYYSGNTIIKAFNKQEDVIQKADQLIDEQYTAHKKAQFVNFAIYPIMRTITQLAYISTALLGAVLAIQGTMTIGLLQAFLQYVNQISDPITEASYVVNMLQGCLAAIERIYEVLDEENEVSDIANANVIDNPLGQIEFSHVSFGYNKNQLIMKDVSFIAEPKKTIAIVGPTGAGKTTLVNLLMRFYEINSGAVLFDGIDIKTLTRHDLRKQFGMVLQDTWLFEGTIAENISYGKKDATREEIIDAAKKAQCDSFIKTLPEGYDTIISSENNMISQGQQQLLTIARTILSAPKVMILDEATSSIDTKTEIKIQQAIDHLMMDRTSFVIAHRLSTIKNADLILVMDKGNIIETGSHNELLEQDGFYADLYQSQFQTPTA
- a CDS encoding ABC transporter ATP-binding protein; translated protein: MNNMRLFFTFLKKNKLLVLVTSSLILLQSVATLLIPYLIAQLIDKGILEKNSSVVYSIGIKMLLTVLVGAVVGVLGSYYASEIASRFGKETRKRLFRKIQQLSLNDTNKIGVASLVTRTSSDVVNIQEVTLSLFQMVLPSPFMAIISILLAYRVSPVMTVIPLVSILIFISVITVIMFKSTRLINNIQKKMDKMTMLVRQFFKGVKIIRAFDNADFEKNKVDGSFNDFADNMIRINKYFAFLTPVAFSLNSLTMIPIIWVGSSLVAENSIQVGAITAVIGYSVLTMSSFIMTALIMFNIPRAIASLNRLQEVLVLQPEVEDEDHLVEKVDFTVQPALSFENVTFNYQGADKSVLEDLDFSINTGEVLAIVGGTGSGKSTIAKILLRFNNIQAGRILIHGTDISKILQKDLRSLISYVPQRAFLFSGTIRDNILDGNKAATPDEIRHAARVAQALPFIEEQDKKFNASVSQGGTNFSGGQKQRLAIARALIKKSHIYVFDDSFSALDYKTDAKLRAALKPELKDAVTLIIAQRISTIIDADKIIVLNEGKIVGKGTHSELIEKNPVYQELARSQNMLSESEVKKDV
- a CDS encoding MerR family transcriptional regulator; translation: MKKEYLTISQFSALSGISRKNLIYYDKINLFSPKMVSEKGYRLYEENQLDTISVIWILRELGKSIKEIKIYLQERTPEKMLSLFQEEQEQIDKKIRTLKQYKDMLKKRIELTKQADLITIGKITFIQQEKESILISEKINQNYNEALVNFYSIIEQQDIVQGYPIGAIVGKNELSDGQFTNFSYFYINKFAEDKNLLSIKPEGTYAVMYDYCDYNKTEKLYRKMLDELAKNGYEVDGDAYEEYIIDEVAEKNPDQYLVKVMIKVKKMTIG
- a CDS encoding WD40/YVTN/BNR-like repeat-containing protein encodes the protein MKKKDYKWRALVFNPIIVVVYGIGCYSLSLLAKYGGVALRAPIILIAFLSLFIWFAWCLYRSKRKRSTTKKRTSSALEKISKLWVMVSTISLVVITFATGINIYQSGTNLQGKLAFVIEDLFNKRKVEFVHDNVYKDDLDGLFADLQTKIDLPNELYLSNHFDLTFTKDGQITSLYSFLYGLNDDGEIKSFLIDYDRSKSNDITVYLNGYTDTPFDETMKLRPLINNVKNLPIKETVDDWNEETLGIYYAGYRSWGYNTEGILYFDEEGDTFPIETAKDEITGYTISVYAPNSSGITPVRFVDYSSISDSLQDKVSIANQDKNDEETYFINEYLGYQLSVVDAAAGSRFYTLNQTLDGGNTWEIFNPNPFSGEIGTSTGITFIDEKLGFIGLSHGGSTYADLYRTTDGGSTFEKVELPTIEVPLTDTEKYAPFDFPEMPSKENGNLFLLVGQGEDGDHNGGSKVLYRSTDDGATWEYAEEII